The window TTGAAGAGATGTTTAATACACCAACCACTTTAAAGGGAGGGTAGGGAGTTGTTACCCTTGCTTCATGCTGAAAAACGTTTTCGCCTGCacttataatataaaatctatTGAAGCTTTGTTACATCTTAATATAATTGGTGGGCCATCATTGTTCTATTTGATGGATCTTTGGGTTTGAGTCATCCAATTGGTCGTCTTCTATATAGGTCAGTTAATAGAATCTGCAACTCTCAAAGATGTCTTACTGTATTAGGTAAACTAATTTTACAGACAATCTCTTTATGGTTAAAGTTCAGCATTGGTCTTATAGTTGATTAAGTCTGTGATGTGCTCAATTGCTCATTGTTATGAATCAATGATTCTAAGGTTTGTCAAGATGAGCATTACTAATGCCTCTGTTGAACTGGCAGGTAGGTGATGTTAATTGTAGTGCACCTTCACTTTCAGACTCTGATTTACGCACTATGGAACAATTGAAAAAAGAGAATCAAGAGTTGAGGAAAAGGTACTCATTCTGTCATTTATCAAACATGAGTTATAAATGTTCAATGCAGTAACTACGGCATCATTATGCTCAAACTTAGCTTCCcacccaacccccccccccccccccccccccccccctttttttcatGTGGTGTAGATTTGAGAAAAGGGAGGGAGAAGTTTTAGGTGAATTGCTGCACGATTTGCTGTCTGAAAGAGACAAGTGTAAATCTCTTGAAGCTCAGGTATGCGCCTTCTATCTTGGTAACTATATGCTGGAAGACAGAATAATTTTCAAGTAGAAATGGCTCTGTTTTGTTCGGATGATAATTGAATTTCCTTgtacaaaatttttcaacttGGATCTGTGCCTACCATTTATGCATCCAAAGggaattttatttgttttaaaatttagttgGGCAATTCCTgtaggaggtttttttttttttgaatcctgTAGCAGGTATCATTTGACCTGGCATTCTCTTGTTTGGGGCTTGATCGAGTTTAGTAGCCTTCTGAATGACCATTTAATTGCACTTCATAATTACACTTGGGTTGGACTTCATTATGACAAATTTGGCAAGTGCCTTATAGTTCAACTGGTTGGCACCTCATGGTGTTTCTAGGGTTTCAATCCCCCCTCccctaattattgaattatcaaaaagaaaatgaaccccccccaaaaaaaaggaagactaAAAGGGACTGTGTACCAGAGTACCACTGTGGGATCTTTAGTATACAACATCAGTTAATTTCTCAAAGCTTGCAATGTAATCATTTggttatcttttaattttaaaaagtccTTATGCTCTTTGATCAGCTCCTAGTGGCGCAGCAAAAGATTGATGACTTGACCAAGGAACAagaaagtttgattgacatattTGCAGAGGAGAGGGATCGAAGGGAGAATGAGGAGCTAAAATTGAAGAAGAGGCTACAGGTTCAATTCCCAACCAAAAACAATAAGTTTGGAATTgcatatttgtatttttgttttgcgaTAGTCCCTTTTATTGCTTGTGAGGATCACTCATGTGTAGAGCAACGTTGTTTGTGTAGGATGCAAATTCTACCATCGAAGTGTTGCGTGACAAGATAAGGCAGCTAGAAAAAAGGCATTCTTCTGTCAGCAAACATTGAAGAAGTCGTGTATGATGTATGAATAGATACTATGCCCCATCTGCATCTTTGGCTTGGCAGGCACAAGGGTTTTATGATGACTCTGCTAAATATAACTTAAGCTTCCTAACTTAGATATACAGTCATTCATTTTGTAAAGTTTGTTGACACTAGCCGTTGGTAGCTTGATCACCCCCAATTGTTTTCTCGTAGGCTAATAGGTTAGTGTACAAAGGTAAAGAAAACAGAGACGTGAGCCCTTGGGTTGTTATCCTGAGTTGCAAATGCTGAAGTTGGTGCCAAATTTTGAATCCAAAACGCATGATAGTGCACTGATGTATTTAATATGTGAATGTAATTATTGGTAGTTCCacacaaagaaaatgaaaagagtaGTTTATGGAAGTTTCCATTACTGTATCAAGTATCAAAAGTATATCTAACCATCACATCATTTTCTTTGGAGTATAAATACTGATGAATGGTATTCCAATTTATAAATTGGCAAGGAaaggtaaatttttatttttattttttgagagaggTAAATTGATtatgtgagagtgagagtgtgaGACTACTCAACAAGTTTGACATTGAATCATCAAAGGGTTAAAGTAGGGAAATTGactattataaaatagtttgcaagttgaagaaaatctGTTCTTGTAATGCtaaactagattttttttttgtatttagctttaattttgaaatattttagttaattaccatgtttgcaaaattattcagcaaactagcatcttgagtcttagagacttgagTTCCATCTTAGAACTCAAGTTGCATGTGGTAACAATttgatgtggaaaaaaaattcatgtggaactcgagttttaaataCTTGAGTTCCTGCATTCACCTACtattcttcttcctcctctgtGGGTGTTTGGGTAGTTCTTTCTTCTTCCGCTATTCTTCTATAAGTTCCCTTTCCGTGGGTTCTTCAAATCCTTcaaatcattctttttcttcagatttttcgtctgtttttcttcttcctccatGGGTTCTTCTTCagatcttcttctttcttctttagattctttatctttttttatggaactcgagtcttagaaACTCAAATTCAGGTGGCAAAAATCTCCATTTTAGCAATGAGAACTTGAGTTTGTGAGGCTTGAGTTTTGTCACTGAACTTGAGCCTCTAAGACACGAGATGTTACTTTCTTATGTTGTTTCAAAGCCTTGTTTACTAATGatataatttctatatatgaTGCTAGAGGGAAAATATCCCTGCTAAATTTTGTACCCATTTCCATCACGTAGTAAAAGCTTTTGCTTTCAGTCAAACTGTGCAATCTAGATCTAGTTGCTAGCaagtgtttgaactttgaactagtgaaatatgaatgaaacatttttttttttcatgatttttaaaaatatggttTGATGTGATTAGGGTATGATAAAAGTGGTGTCGATGATGAAACAAAATATGCCACTGATTGTGAACAAcattatattttcaatattaCTCGTTAATTCTATTAATTCTACTTTAGATAACGAACATTTTGTCTATTGGAATGAGAATGTAGGAATAAGATTGTTCGAGTATATTTGGGGGTGGAAGGGgggaagttttggtggggccaGGGGCAATTATCTTGGACTTTTCCCTTGCACCTAAGTCCAAATAGGGTTGTAAACGAGTAGAATTGAGTCAAGTATTTgtcatttaattattttttcaaataagagTTGAGCTCAAACCTATCATCAAGCTAAAATTAAGATGACATGTTTAAAGTTGATTTAATATTTGTTGAATAAGTTTGAGCTTTATTCGtgatttgtttgtttagtttattctttttcttttacctatcaaaagaaaattaatttatttttatcctatataaatagtaaaatgccataagtaaattttttattttttatttttgatacaagatagaattctactctagcctaatctaagtatatatgtgtgtgaagctccctcctagagacttgaatctcGGCCCTTGCCtctcacaccccacaagcacttatacttgtggagtgaccatcgtaCCAAGGGAGTGCGGTGGTataagtaaaatttgttatcgCTTCACAATTAGTAATTAAATTATAGTTTAATTATGGTAATAGTTATGCTTTATAATGTAAAATAGTACAATCAAACATAATagaattttctttctcaaaaaaaaaaaaaaaacataatagaatttttatcagctaaaaatatagatttattaattcaaatattcaatagAAAACAAGggttatatttttgaaattttagtctattacaatttttttgttattggtaaatatttttagtttaatatatcctttattttttttttctatcacttattctttataaaataaaaaaataaaataaaaaccatttttaACAACCATTTTTTTCTATCTTGATAACTGTTTTCAATTAATTCAGAAATTAATCCTGAATAGTTGTGACATGTCAACCGCAACAGTCTAGAGTTGTGGTACGATTGTTTTTTTGTCCCtactttttttagaaaaaggtaaataaatcttattaatgagtaaaatccaattaaaatacATTATACAAATCTGATGTTAGTTTATCTAACCAGATATCAATATTTATAAGTCAAAATTGATTTTCAAGTGAGGGATGACATAACCAAGCTTGTTACCATTTCtcttatttgtttatttcttctAATGAGTGCATAACCAATGTTCCTGGGTAGAGTACAATTGAACTTGGTAAGAGTGTCTACAGATTTGGAGCTAGAGACACTTCTCATTTGCAAACCAATGAAATTATACAGGATTTTGTGATGTAGAATATAGATAAGGTCAATATCTAATCTAAACTTGATTTGCTTTCATTTTTTCATGTAACATGGTTGCTTTTTTACAAATCAATACATTAAACAGGCTAgttttatgaagaaaaaaaaaaaaaaaaaaaaacttgctgCCTTTTCCTCTTGTAtagatttgtttattttagtaaTAGTGTTTTAATTCTTCCTATTTATCCGTTAAAGATCTAGTTGGTTGCTaagaaatcaaaatataaagtaTTATCCTGTagcaaatttatttttccccaaaacCGCTCATTCCAACACTTTGAAAAAGACTAATTTTCTCCACTTTCTAACCAAAATCTTGGTTCCTCATTGTGCTTTTCGTAAGTGACATGATGTATTGTACCACTTGAAAACCCCAATGTCGGTTGGGGCAATTGAGAGATATGCAGGTTTGGGGTTATCCAATTGTGTTTAAGAGGTGGACCAGGTGGTCATGGTCGTTCATGGAAGAGGGGACAAGGTAAAGTAAAGATGGGAAGggggaagaaaaagaataaaaaaaaaaaaaaaaaaaaaaaaaaaagagagattttgttTATGACAGAAactataggaaaaaaaaaagaataattaaattgaataaagagaaaaaaaaaatggtaagtgtgtgtagggacacgatttgcgttggACCACggtagggttgggttcgcacgtaaatggacccgtgcaatatcatttgtagagagtggggtcgaaaggctaagtcatgtttactcggctgtggttttgttaagtttttttctGCATGATttagaggtgttcacccctttgGTCCTCTCCTTTCCGGAAGCCCCCGTTctttaggttgcaaattttccttttatattagcatgcattcaatttccttcgtccacgtgtagggtcgaactttcctagcctgacacttgtcccatcagtttaagacatgagttgttgggagtggttgagtaggctaaagagacacgactctgtgagaggcaaggctccgtctagggcaggtagtttgggcagcccttcctagatattttagatttcttacaagattatccctatgccgcttttacccctttccttagtgtagttctgggctagccgagggctgtaccctcctcggcagtttctatggcccattggtgctttgcgtttattgggctgggactactatcctctTCGGCCTGGGCCTTAAACATTcctgtgaataggtggatctggcccatctgtcgTCGGGCCCCACAGTGTGAATCATGCTAtggtcacaatttttttacaacctAATTTATATGTTATAAGAGTAAAAGAAAGTCGTGAATTTCACACTttaaataaagaattttttagTATCTAACTCGtaacttgtaaaagaaaaaaaagagtaatttttttaaaataaaagaaacaagttTCGTgctcaaaataaaagaaacaagtaataaataatttcatcaattgaacCAACTAACAACAAGAAcgaacaataaataataattacagTTGAAGCAAGCGTTGAAAAACTCCTCACCTCTGAACTTGCCCCATTATTAAACCCACATATTCATATTTGGTTCCTTGATATTGACCCCCAATGCCAAACAATTTCAATTTGACCTATCTTTGAGaaccacaatttttttcccttgggACCACATTTTGTTGCGTGGGTAATCGTACCGACGTTACATCCATTCAATACCCTGAAAGGGAATGAATCCCATCTATACACAAATACTTCGAAAGAGAAAAAGGTTGTGGGCCTCTATTATAAAAATCATTCTCTAGTGACATTCTACGAATATCAACTATAATgcactcaaacaaaaaaaattcttgattcTCCAATCACTACCCATGTATCAAAAATGTGTTTATTATAGTATGCATTAGGCCAAAAAATAGTATCTCctgtattaaatatataaatcgTAACCCTATTTATAAAAACTCATGTTATAAGAGGGAATATGTGTATAATAATTTATCTTAGTTTGCAGccaaatgcaaaataaaaaaataaaaatggctcAATTTGACTAATACTACTGTTTTCGTGTGTGTTCAAATAAGTATTATtgtgtttactaaaaaaaatggatgTTTATCTCACATTGATTGTGTCTCTCTAGTGTCCGCCGTTTATAAATTCAATCTACAACTACAAATGTTAGACCCTTTTATAGATaattatataatgtattataaacccagTTTAAAACActagtattactattttcgtatatgttctaataagtattattgtttactaaaaaaaaaaggttctaaaGTCACCCATATTAATCAAGTATTCAAGTTACACgtgtaaatttgcaaaatttctaccATAATCATGAAAAATTTACATTGacactatttaattttttacatatCCTAATGATGAATGAAGAGAGTAGAAGGTGgttgttgattttttgtgtgtgaagaaagaaaaacaagtaatattttaatgaaatatggtttagaatcaataatataatgtgagtattttttttttttttaaagtagttatgtaaaatgaaaaataaataaaagttggtTTTTATGTTAATGTAAATAGGAATTTTTGAACCAAACTTATGAGTTATTGAGTTATTGGGTATATTTCCAATTCTGTTATTTCTGTATACCTTGTATGCCTATAGATTATAGTGATGACCAAATCCGTACATGTACTATTTTGCTTTCTCGTTACATCACGGTGTAGACGTGTACTCTTATGTCACATgccaattaaaacaaagaaataaattgcattattcttttttcatgACTTTCAGTTTATCATACAAGtagtaaagaaaatttaaagttACTGTTTATGCACCTTGTCCTAGATGTGgaatatatcaaattttgagtttttacaaaaatatctATTCTGACCCAGAGAAGAATTTTGTGGTCAATGCAAGGATTTAGCATAGAAGAAGGCAATAGATATTGGAAATGAGTGTAAAATTGAAAAGACCTACGTGTGAGGAGaagaaattaatgaaacattAAACAACATGTTGTAATTTAATGGTGAACGTGCCATTTAAGAAGGAAAaatggtaggttgttattgatgGATATTGGTTGATAAAAATTGGGGCATTTTTTGTAGATAGGTACAATGGCCAAAATTGTGGTATATTCCCATTTAGGCCATTATACTTGTCTACAAAACATGCccaaaactatctcatttttatatatttagtagaaaccttaaaatgagtttaaaaactatcttttattttccgATTTGAAAACTTTACGTGAGATATAATTGTTcttcaaaaatatttagtataaaacaactttatcctCTCATGTCAAGTTATATAAGAGAAGTTAAGagataattttcctttaacctattttttttatactactaaacataggaaaatacaaaaaaaaaaaaaatcttcatatAAGATTTTTCGTTGAAACAAATTGAACCATGTCAAATCCACTATAGAATATCAAAATCCCTAAAATCACCATCAAACACTACttaagaataataagaaatcaGTTTTGGTTTCTAACATGTATGTCTTAACCCATATCTATTTATGTTCAATTTAAATCCACTGTCCTTAAAACCACTTTTAAGAGGATTATTAAGAATAGTGATTCGTTTTAATATAAATTGTTTACATTTGGTATCCATTTTAGCTTCTTAGCTCAACCAGTTAACACCTTCTAGTATTTGCAATACATTCAAGGTTCAGACCCCCTCTTATCCTCTGTGTCAAATTCGAACTAGTCTAACCCGATCCCATCCCACTCTAGCACATCAAATTCctagggcacgtttggtacactgtaatgattattacatgggaataggaataaatattacaaggaatacattaagttggaatgtaataaatattactattcattagtttggtgactatttaggaataaaattctgaatatgcatccacaatttagtagagtataaaaggaatgtgtaattaaatcatttttaagtcaaatttcctcaaatacacttattttagaGTGTTCAAAATGGAGCTAATTAttaacaataaagaaaatttattttatttccttttgaagatgtgaCAATTAATggctttttagaaaaatttttaaaaaagttattacataacATGAAGGAATATatattcagtacttttgataaggaataattattcttcattttgaagaatagttattcataaggaataactatttattgtaataaaaacataaccaaacaacgGAATAGTTATatcataggaataactattacattacagtgtctattacagCCTACCAAACGTGCCCCTAGTAACCAAACACCCTCCTAAGAACTCCTTTTAACCCATAATCAACCCCCACGTAATggaatgctctctctctctctctctctctctctctctctctctctctcatagctCCCACATCCCCACCCTAAAATGCGAGTCAGCCAATCATTACCCAATAAACCCATCATTCCCACTTTAAACCCTAAACCCCACGTGCAACCTTAACCCTAGTTAACCCCTTAACCCAACCTGTTAAACACGCCCTAATCCCCCTCACTATATATACCCCACAAACCACAAAATCACAAACTCACTCTTACATTGCCTCTCCAGACTCCAAATTCTCAAACCcgaaaaaggttctctctctctctctctctctcatataatCATACATGGATTTTCAGGCTGCTTTAGCAGTGTGTACTGTATGTTTTGTCATTTGTGGCTTAAGCACCACCACCATATCTCACTCTGCCATgtttgtctctctttctctctctctctttttctgctTTTGCATgcatacacacacactaaaaaaaaaaaccgcctCGCTCTCTGCGCTCTCTGTAGCTGTTCGCTTtgtctactctctctctctctctctcagtacTGCCAATTTATAGGGTTTCACTCTTAGTTTCTCTCTTAAATCTGTTTTTTCAAAACACTTTCTAGAGAGTTCTGCTTTAGAAAGCTCTTTTTTGTTGATGGAGATTTCGCTACGTGGTGGGTTTCACTTTCAAATCGCCGTCGTTTTGAGCCTACTTCTAGTGTAAAAGTCTCTGTCTACGTACTCTAGACCTTTAAAAGCCTAGTCGGCTAGTCCATCACCACCCGTGAGTTTTggcctttgtttttttttttcttaaacttttttGACTCTTTTAAGTTGTCAAATCTGAACCATTCTTTTGCTCGGATCGACGGCTCTGGTTCTATTCTTTGTGCCTGATTTCATTGATGtgatatatatgcatatttcatCATAGCTTTGTTGACCATATCACttcgttgttgttgttttcaggTTTTCGTATCTctgtgaaagagagagagagcaatttgGCCGAGTTTTTGTCTGTGACTCATAAAAAGGAAGGATGAGGAGAGAGTTGAAACTCGCTGTGGCTCTAGCTtcgttgttgctgttgttgttctTAGctgcttttgttgttgtttctgGTTTGCTTCTATATTCCTATTTCTCACTATTATTCTATttaattgaagaagaaaaaaatgtttgttacattctttgtttttgtatttatgttattttttaagtataatatttttttaatgtttcaataatttctatgGTGTCTCAAAAATAGTAACAATTTCTGTGGGTTTGGTTTGTGGTTCCTCTTTCACAAACACAAGGGACCTCTGTGTTctcttcttatatataattcaatttccttcttattttggcaaccaaaaaaaaaacaaaaaaaccaagtaTAATTtaatctctaatttttttattattaaggtGTGGAGAACTCAATAATCTTCCAAGGAAAAACCAATATCATCAAGCATCCACATCGCAAGCTTCTCGGTGAGATTCGAATTCCttaattaatttagtttttttttttgtttgtttgttaatgCAGGTgtaaggatttttgtttttttttgttttaaattatatttgggATAATTGTTTAAGTGTCAGATGTGCACGActcaattattttatagttaTGGGTTAGGCTATAAACGTGTGCACGAATTGTTAAATTAGAATTGGACCCCTCCTACCTAGGAATATTATTAGGACTGTTTAGAATATCTTCTTGACAAGATCCCAAATATCTTTGACCTTTTTATACccctttgttcttcttcttttgggtgtgtgtgtgtgtcacttttttaattttttaataattttttgattggGATTGGTTTGATTGATTAGCTTGTATACTCATAATAGCCCTTCTAGATTCTAGGTGCTGTGCGCATTGTGCCTAGTGGACTTGGCGCAAACTAGCAAATAGCAACCCATCTCTCCTTTGTGTGTGCTAGCTGTAAGCTTGACATGTTTCTTTGAATTGTATAATGaaatttgaattcattaattttaGTACAAACATTGCTATTATTACcatgttaaaaaattttcataatttttgtttttgggtacAATTATTGAGTTGAAAAACTGTAATCATATcaataaatatttgttaaacaattttttcaacGACTTGGTTGAAAAGTTGGGATATGTGGAAAAGCAAAGTGGCAAAGGTGACCCTACCACATTGGCCTTTTGGGGTTCCTTTGTCTGTTTCCCATTTAATTTACACACTAGAATTCCCGTGAATTCACCTCCAGAAAAGTGTATTTTGTCTGTAGATGATGCAAGTATGCAacccaattgaaaaaaaaagttggtggGTGTGTAAGTGTGTTCACACTTTTAATGCTTTATAGTTTATACTTTTGTTGTGTATTGTTAATAGTGTGTGTGTCATCAATGTTATAAGCCGTGTCCTTTCACCATCCAGAATTTATTGCAAAGATCCCTTTTCTTATTTGTTCTTGCTTTACACAGCAATTGTGGAACCAAACCGAATATTTGGCGAAAAGTGTACCAAATCGGACATTGTGGTGAACCAAGGCCCCACAGCTCCACTGCCTAGCGGCATTCCCACCTACACAGTTGAGATATTGAATGTCTGCGCTACTAGTTGCAACATTGCTGCCATTCACTTGAAGTGTGGATGGTTCAGCTCAGCCAAGCTTATCAACCCCAAAGTTTTTAGGAGGCTTGGATTTAATGATTGCCTTGTCAATGATGGCAAATCTTTGGGTGTTGGtgaatctctctcttttcagTATGCCAATACTTTTTCTTACCCAATGTCGGTCTCTTCAGTAGCATGTGTTTAGTAAAAAACTAAACACATTATAGTTTTTGCTAGCCCAACCCAAACTATACCAGTTTACATTCATATAAAAGCATACAAAGCATGACCaggtatagtttttttttttaaaaaaaaaaaaaaaaaaaaaaactcaatacccttgtcttgttttgttttggctttATATGTTTGTTGGGGTTTATTTCCATTTCTGGGGCTTTTGTATACTGTAAAGGGGTCTGATTTGGATTGAGGGATAGGAATTTGGTGGATAATGActgatgtttttgttttggagtgGATATACATTGTGATATAGACCACATGGTAGTAGTATTACACATATATGGAATTTTACAATGCGAGATTTGAAACTGTGATTAGAGGGAATATTTTGTTTGTCTTGTTTCATGATGAGGATGTGGTAAACAGcatattagatatatatatatatatatatatagtcgaATTATGCTTTGATTCGGACAGTTTCTTTTTTGCTGTCCATTGTTTTTGGACGTGGTAATCACTCTATGTGCATGATGACTATTTGCTTGTGGTGGTGGCCTTATGTTTGTACTGTCTGTCTCTCTATTGTCCCCactgtttttgtttatttgtttcgGTAATCCCTACAACATTGATATAAATTCAATGCCTGGCCCGTCAGATAAAGTTATGTCCATAATTTGCTATTAATTAGTCTTATTAAAAAGtgaggcttaaaaaaaaaacatatatttgcAATTGGATTAGGTAAGACAATTAGATTGGAGGCCTAATAATAGACTTTAAAATGGATATTGAGGACAATCAACTGGTAGTTTGGCAAGTTTCTACGTGTCATGTATAGAAAGTTGAAAAAGTATGGTGTGTATCCACTATCCAATCATTATCCATCCTAATTGTACTTTTCGGCGTACAAAATGGTAAACAGCAAGAAATTTGGCTCACACTCCAAATTAATCACAAATAGATCTGGTCATGTACCATGGTACAGTCTCATGGATATTCAACAGCTCAATTTTGCCATCCTTTTCTAACTCTaacttttgcatttattttcttctcgaaaaaaaaaaatttgcatgtttCTTTTTGGAATAACacgtttagttaaagttggggTTGCAATGGAGTGGGGTAGAGTTAGATCATGGGTGTCACAACCCTGTGATGGCTGTgagaatgttaaaattttaaatgataaattatagGTGAgatgtggatgaaaaaaaaaagattaaattatatatatatatatatatatatgaataatttaaacaataaaatatataaacctTTGGGCTGGAGTGGGTCAAGATTCAAGAAAGATGGGACTAGACTAGCAAAACCTATTCTTGCCTAAAATGGAGTGGGACAACGTGAATCATGAAGGATGTGGAATTTTTTACATTCCAAAATAAAGTTCTTCGTGACAACTTTTAGAAGTTTCTCTTCGAACCCGTATGTTTAATCTGAAAAGGGCTAGATTGGGTTTGCCTTCTTCCATCTATTACAAATGGATAGTAGCTAATTCCACGAAGCCCAATTCAAACTTGTAATAGGAGTCTTCGACCCGCAAGAGACAATGGAGGCATGAAAATAAGAAATCTTTCTTTATGCCCTAAATGAAATcactgatttttattttctatatatatatacatatatattttttatatatttttctgtCTCTATAATTaaatatctatataataatgctatcaatactttttcaattcctgagaaattttttttaaaaaatggttaattattgtgtgccctaagggcacataTTAGCAAAATCCATAGTAATTATATATTGAATAATAAAGAGGTATAAAGAGAGGGCCCTTTTTCAAGCCTTACTGTTTTTGTGTAATATAATCTagtaattatctttttttcaatttggggAGACTGCTGAGTGGACTAAAGCGTCAAATTGCTAATTCGTTGTACGGGTTTTTTGTACCCTCTTTTCATATCCTATTTGACTTatgtagtaatttt of the Quercus robur chromosome 10, dhQueRobu3.1, whole genome shotgun sequence genome contains:
- the LOC126703211 gene encoding TPD1 protein homolog 1-like, which gives rise to MRRELKLAVALASLLLLLFLAAFVVVSGVENSIIFQGKTNIIKHPHRKLLAIVEPNRIFGEKCTKSDIVVNQGPTAPLPSGIPTYTVEILNVCATSCNIAAIHLKCGWFSSAKLINPKVFRRLGFNDCLVNDGKSLGVGESLSFQYANTFSYPMSVSSVACV